The Mesorhizobium sp. B1-1-8 genome contains a region encoding:
- a CDS encoding amino acid ABC transporter substrate-binding protein, producing the protein MPTSTDPIRIGYSLPLSGPLGGNGRSARLAHRVWAEKVNRSGGLLGRSVELICEDDRTDATLVPGIYSHLLDVKKVDLVIGSYGTNSLLPVMPLIIRSNRFFVGLMGVGVNQGFNYPGYFAMIPLGPDSNGALTDGFFALAARQSAKPATVALLSADAQFALNPILGARSNAAKYGLHVIDERTYALGTEDFGPIIEAVAALKPDVLLLCSYLADSIGLVRAISQSRFKPKMVGGAMIGPQNADVKVQLGPLLNGFVNYEYWAPVPSMMNDDVRSMLDEYQGLARDATVDKLGHYMAPTAYSQLQVLEHCVRETGTLEDAALIAYARSASFETVLGTIRFGANGEWTSPRVLQVQFRGVAEDPLDQFRQGSGQVVVSPDDLSSGALLYPYSTTLPPRS; encoded by the coding sequence ATGCCAACTTCGACAGACCCGATCCGCATAGGCTATAGCCTGCCCCTTTCAGGTCCGCTTGGCGGAAACGGTCGTTCGGCACGCCTTGCGCATCGGGTATGGGCTGAGAAAGTCAACAGAAGTGGAGGCCTGCTTGGGCGCTCGGTCGAGCTCATCTGTGAAGATGACCGAACAGACGCCACATTGGTGCCAGGGATTTATTCACACCTCCTCGACGTCAAGAAAGTGGACCTCGTAATCGGAAGCTACGGTACCAACAGCCTGCTGCCGGTTATGCCGCTCATCATTCGAAGCAACCGCTTTTTCGTCGGATTGATGGGCGTGGGCGTAAACCAGGGCTTCAACTACCCCGGCTACTTCGCAATGATACCGCTGGGGCCCGATTCAAACGGGGCCCTCACCGACGGATTTTTCGCGTTGGCCGCCCGCCAGTCGGCTAAGCCCGCGACGGTCGCGTTGCTTTCCGCCGACGCGCAATTCGCGCTTAATCCGATCCTCGGAGCCCGCAGCAATGCTGCCAAGTATGGGCTTCACGTCATCGACGAACGGACCTACGCGCTCGGCACCGAAGACTTTGGGCCCATCATTGAAGCGGTTGCCGCACTCAAACCCGACGTCCTTTTGCTTTGCTCATACCTCGCCGACTCCATCGGTTTGGTGCGGGCGATCTCGCAGAGCCGGTTCAAGCCCAAAATGGTCGGGGGAGCGATGATCGGTCCGCAGAACGCGGATGTGAAGGTGCAGCTCGGGCCGCTGTTGAACGGGTTCGTAAACTACGAGTACTGGGCTCCGGTGCCGTCGATGATGAACGACGACGTGCGCAGTATGCTCGACGAATATCAAGGCCTTGCGCGCGATGCGACCGTCGACAAACTCGGCCACTATATGGCGCCGACTGCCTATTCCCAGCTCCAGGTGCTCGAGCACTGTGTGCGGGAGACCGGAACGCTCGAGGACGCGGCCCTTATCGCTTATGCCCGCAGCGCCAGCTTCGAGACGGTTCTCGGAACGATTCGCTTCGGCGCCAACGGCGAGTGGACATCGCCAAGGGTGCTTCAGGTTCAGTTTCGTGGAGTTGCCGAAGATCCACTCGATCAATTCCGGCAAGGATCTGGACAGGTGGTCGTCTCGCCAGACGACCTCTCGTCTGGCGCATTGCTTTATCCCTACTCGACCACCCTTCCTCCACGATCTTGA
- a CDS encoding SDR family oxidoreductase has protein sequence MTEASSPTSHSGPLKDRTVLLFGGTSGIGLSAAVQAKAAGAEVYVVGTDATRAAKAASDNGLAGWRAADVTNPQAIAEAIADIPHVDHLVLLAGTFVAGKVMEAEVSHLHRAFDERVWAAVHTIRALGNRLSKDGSVTFISGVLADRPNAYGTAVLAAASAAMEALARGLALELAPVRVNTLSPGTTDTPLLSRTLGEGRDAYVQTLTDKLPLHRLGTAEEAGAAVLFLMTNSSMNAETLHIDGAQRIV, from the coding sequence ATGACCGAAGCCTCTTCGCCGACTAGCCACAGCGGCCCGCTCAAGGACCGAACCGTTCTCCTTTTCGGCGGCACCTCAGGCATAGGCCTTTCCGCTGCGGTGCAGGCTAAGGCAGCCGGCGCGGAGGTTTACGTCGTGGGCACGGACGCGACGCGCGCGGCAAAGGCGGCTTCTGACAATGGGTTGGCAGGTTGGCGCGCAGCCGACGTAACCAACCCGCAAGCCATTGCAGAGGCGATCGCCGACATCCCCCATGTCGATCACCTCGTGCTCCTTGCCGGCACTTTCGTTGCTGGCAAGGTTATGGAAGCAGAGGTTTCCCATCTCCACCGGGCGTTCGACGAGCGCGTTTGGGCCGCCGTGCACACCATCCGAGCACTCGGCAATCGTTTGTCGAAGGATGGATCGGTTACCTTTATCTCCGGCGTGCTGGCGGATCGTCCTAATGCCTACGGGACCGCAGTGCTCGCCGCCGCTTCCGCCGCGATGGAGGCTCTCGCTCGTGGCTTGGCCCTGGAACTGGCGCCCGTCCGTGTGAACACGCTGTCGCCTGGCACCACCGATACTCCGCTGCTCAGCCGGACGCTCGGCGAGGGGCGCGATGCATATGTTCAGACACTGACCGATAAACTCCCTCTGCATCGGCTCGGGACAGCGGAAGAAGCTGGTGCCGCGGTGCTGTTCCTAATGACCAACTCGTCAATGAACGCCGAGACGCTCCATATCGACGGCGCTCAGCGGATCGTCTGA
- a CDS encoding alkene reductase, with amino-acid sequence MPSLFDPIRVGAIEAPNRIFMAPMTRARGTRDHVPTKIMADYYAARASAGLIISEAIGITQQGLGWPYATGLWSREQIAGWRGVTDAVHGKGGRILAQLWHMGRVVHSSFLAGDRAVSASGTTAPGHAHTYDGRQSYEQARHLHADEIPGILQDFERGGRHAMEAGFDGVQIHAANGYLIDEFLRDSSNFRDDDYGGSIPNRLRLLREVTQVVSDAIGADRTGVRLSPNGETQGVTDSDPKPVFFAAAQTLSEIGIAHLELREPTLDGTFGKGDIPPLAPFLRGAFKGTLILNSDFDAARAQADLDGGIGDAVAFGRAFISNPDLPRRIAEGLPIVPAETATWFSQGAEGYLDYPAAN; translated from the coding sequence ATGCCGAGTTTATTCGATCCGATCAGGGTTGGTGCGATCGAGGCGCCCAACCGCATTTTCATGGCGCCGATGACACGGGCTCGTGGCACCCGCGACCACGTCCCCACGAAGATAATGGCTGACTACTACGCTGCCCGGGCTAGCGCGGGCCTGATAATTTCGGAGGCGATCGGCATTACACAACAAGGCCTTGGCTGGCCATATGCCACGGGTTTGTGGTCGCGTGAGCAGATTGCAGGCTGGCGCGGGGTGACCGACGCCGTTCACGGTAAAGGCGGACGGATTTTGGCGCAGCTCTGGCATATGGGCCGCGTGGTGCATTCAAGTTTCCTCGCCGGTGATCGTGCTGTGTCCGCTTCGGGCACCACGGCCCCAGGCCACGCCCATACCTACGACGGAAGACAATCCTACGAGCAGGCGCGTCATCTCCACGCCGACGAGATTCCGGGCATCCTCCAGGATTTCGAACGCGGCGGGCGCCATGCGATGGAGGCCGGCTTCGACGGTGTGCAGATCCATGCCGCGAATGGTTACCTCATCGACGAATTCCTTCGAGACAGTTCCAACTTTCGCGACGACGACTACGGCGGATCCATTCCGAACCGGCTACGGCTGCTCCGGGAGGTTACTCAAGTCGTGTCCGACGCCATCGGCGCGGATCGCACAGGCGTTCGCCTCTCTCCCAACGGCGAAACTCAGGGCGTCACTGACAGCGACCCCAAGCCCGTGTTTTTCGCGGCCGCGCAGACGCTGTCCGAGATAGGGATCGCCCATTTGGAGCTTCGGGAGCCCACGCTCGACGGCACGTTCGGGAAGGGTGACATCCCACCGCTCGCGCCCTTTCTTCGGGGTGCGTTCAAAGGAACCTTGATCCTGAACTCCGATTTCGACGCCGCACGCGCACAAGCGGATTTGGATGGCGGTATCGGCGACGCGGTGGCGTTCGGTCGGGCGTTCATCTCGAATCCGGATCTGCCACGTCGGATCGCGGAAGGCTTGCCAATCGTGCCGGCCGAGACGGCCACTTGGTTTAGCCAGGGTGCCGAAGGATATCTCGACTACCCCGCAGCGAACTGA
- a CDS encoding alpha/beta fold hydrolase: MSYVTTADGTRIFYKDWGDRSARPIVFSHGWPLTSDAWDGQMLFMLQNGFRVIAHDRRGHGRSDQPGVGNDMDTYADDLGSVLEALDLENAMMVGHSTGGGEVARYIGRHGTARVTKVVLVSAVPPIMASTDQWPGGLDISVFDGLRKGVFDNRSKFYLDLAVPFFGMNRDGVALDEGLRLTFWNQGMMGSIVGQHACIREFSEVDYTADLRRIDVPTLVIHGDDDQIVPIGHSGELTAKVVPNGELKVYAGAPHGLAATHQDKLNADLLAFARR, encoded by the coding sequence ATGAGCTATGTCACTACCGCCGACGGGACGCGGATCTTTTACAAGGACTGGGGAGATCGTTCCGCGCGCCCTATCGTGTTCTCCCACGGTTGGCCGCTCACTTCGGATGCGTGGGACGGCCAGATGCTGTTCATGCTGCAGAACGGCTTCCGTGTGATCGCGCACGACCGCCGCGGTCATGGCCGGTCCGATCAGCCGGGCGTCGGAAACGACATGGACACTTACGCCGACGACCTCGGCTCAGTATTGGAGGCTCTCGACCTTGAGAACGCGATGATGGTCGGCCATTCCACCGGTGGCGGCGAGGTAGCTCGCTACATCGGCAGGCACGGCACTGCACGCGTCACCAAGGTCGTCCTCGTCAGCGCGGTTCCCCCCATCATGGCCTCGACGGATCAATGGCCGGGCGGCCTCGATATTTCGGTTTTTGATGGACTCCGGAAGGGTGTTTTCGACAACAGGTCGAAATTCTATCTCGATCTCGCGGTGCCGTTCTTTGGGATGAACCGTGACGGCGTAGCGTTGGACGAGGGCCTGCGCTTGACGTTCTGGAACCAGGGGATGATGGGCTCGATTGTCGGTCAACATGCCTGCATTCGTGAGTTCTCGGAAGTCGATTACACGGCAGACCTGAGGAGGATTGACGTCCCGACTCTCGTCATCCACGGCGACGACGACCAGATCGTACCGATCGGCCACTCCGGGGAATTGACGGCGAAGGTCGTTCCGAACGGCGAACTCAAGGTTTACGCTGGCGCGCCCCACGGGCTGGCTGCCACTCACCAGGACAAGCTCAACGCCGACCTCCTGGCCTTTGCACGACGCTGA
- a CDS encoding hydroxyacid dehydrogenase — MNRQELFRQENSKVFEEIAIPMSPQGLPSVLAFERYDPTDASLNWLRERGVNVIFGNALWEMPFKRFTEDELIAKAQGCVALMGASGTRITRSVLQGLPDLRYISKYGIGVDSIDIDAATEHGILVSSTPNDFQIFTVSEHAVALMLAVAKQLGTWTPEFMRRGGWRGLTHGATLRGATVGILGLGRIGRGVAQRLSGWEARILAYDPFLKEAPLGIELVDFLTLVEQSDFLTLHATPSPDNHHILNAAAFAKMKPSAIVVNTGRGSLIDYTALRAALANGQIAGAALDVFDQEPPKTDDPLFSWPNVLCTPHVAAWTTEGTQAIGWHAAKNLWAMMSGEGQADIVNPQAKQRRSAALLGDA, encoded by the coding sequence TTGAATCGACAAGAATTGTTCCGTCAGGAGAATTCGAAGGTATTTGAGGAGATCGCTATCCCTATGAGCCCTCAAGGCTTGCCCAGCGTTCTCGCATTTGAACGCTACGACCCGACTGACGCCTCGCTGAACTGGCTGCGCGAGCGTGGGGTCAACGTCATTTTCGGCAACGCACTCTGGGAAATGCCGTTCAAACGCTTCACCGAGGATGAGCTGATTGCCAAGGCACAGGGCTGTGTCGCCTTGATGGGGGCAAGCGGCACCCGCATCACCCGGAGCGTCTTACAGGGGCTTCCGGATCTGCGCTATATCTCGAAATATGGCATTGGCGTTGACAGCATCGATATCGACGCCGCAACAGAGCACGGCATTCTGGTTTCCAGCACGCCTAACGACTTTCAAATCTTTACGGTCAGCGAGCACGCGGTCGCCCTGATGCTGGCTGTTGCCAAGCAACTCGGCACGTGGACGCCCGAATTCATGCGACGTGGCGGGTGGCGCGGCCTGACACATGGAGCTACGCTGCGCGGCGCCACCGTCGGCATCCTCGGCCTCGGCCGCATCGGCCGTGGCGTGGCGCAACGGCTATCAGGCTGGGAGGCTCGCATCCTAGCCTATGATCCCTTCCTTAAGGAAGCGCCTCTAGGGATCGAACTCGTAGACTTCCTCACTTTGGTGGAGCAATCCGACTTCTTGACGCTGCACGCAACGCCGAGTCCGGACAACCATCACATCCTAAACGCCGCCGCGTTTGCGAAGATGAAACCCTCAGCCATTGTCGTTAACACCGGGCGCGGATCGCTGATCGACTACACGGCCCTGCGAGCAGCGCTGGCCAACGGCCAAATCGCGGGTGCAGCACTCGATGTGTTCGACCAGGAGCCGCCAAAGACCGACGACCCGCTGTTTTCGTGGCCCAACGTCTTGTGCACGCCGCATGTCGCCGCCTGGACGACTGAAGGAACTCAAGCCATCGGCTGGCATGCGGCCAAGAACCTGTGGGCGATGATGAGCGGCGAAGGGCAAGCCGATATCGTCAACCCGCAAGCCAAGCAGCGCAGGAGTGCGGCCTTGCTCGGCGACGCGTGA
- a CDS encoding DUF4238 domain-containing protein, with protein MAENKNQHFVPRVHLAPFSVCAEGKAIHLLNLDRKKVIFDAPVKNQCSRDYFYGQDWKLEEAIQAVEGHYGQCVASLHKPGAVIDASRATVLRRFAYLQHVRTEAAAHRSAEFVFAATNFSGVSFEQPTFKEAVNTAVIAAMRHYAHTMTVVDDLKVRVVRNLTSVPFLTSDDPAVLANRWHQQRVQDRSFGVSSAGALLFLPLTPTLLAVFLDGDVYQAEHVGGWISVSNPADILACNHQQILNCAANLYFGDRSSGIDVQTMAASVAQLRLPSRFDVVVAVADGGTATHSRYAVVEPKNVVEHDDVLVHVKAVRPIPPRWPSFVKFRNKPFVFTNDTGAGFRRRTTAISRLQNSPCWRKVRG; from the coding sequence ATGGCGGAGAACAAGAATCAGCATTTCGTTCCCAGAGTGCACCTAGCGCCTTTTAGCGTCTGCGCAGAAGGCAAAGCCATCCATCTGTTGAATCTTGATCGGAAGAAGGTAATTTTCGACGCGCCGGTGAAAAATCAGTGTTCCAGGGATTACTTCTATGGGCAGGATTGGAAGCTCGAAGAGGCCATTCAGGCCGTCGAGGGACACTACGGCCAATGTGTTGCTTCCCTCCACAAACCAGGCGCGGTTATCGACGCGTCGCGTGCCACGGTCTTGAGGCGTTTCGCCTATCTGCAGCATGTCCGCACAGAAGCTGCTGCGCATCGATCCGCAGAGTTCGTGTTCGCCGCAACGAACTTTAGTGGTGTCAGCTTCGAACAACCGACATTCAAGGAGGCCGTGAATACCGCCGTCATTGCGGCGATGCGCCACTACGCACACACGATGACCGTCGTGGACGATCTTAAGGTGCGAGTTGTTCGAAACCTCACGTCAGTGCCTTTCCTCACATCCGACGATCCTGCCGTTCTCGCCAACCGGTGGCATCAGCAGCGTGTGCAAGACAGATCCTTCGGCGTCTCCAGTGCTGGAGCCTTGCTGTTCCTGCCGCTTACGCCAACACTCCTTGCCGTTTTCCTGGATGGTGATGTCTATCAAGCTGAGCATGTCGGCGGCTGGATCAGTGTGTCAAACCCAGCGGACATTCTTGCCTGTAACCATCAGCAGATATTGAACTGTGCGGCAAATCTGTATTTTGGTGATCGGAGTTCGGGAATCGATGTGCAAACGATGGCGGCCTCTGTCGCGCAGCTGAGGCTGCCCAGCCGGTTCGATGTTGTGGTGGCTGTAGCTGACGGCGGGACCGCAACCCACTCTCGCTACGCAGTCGTGGAACCGAAAAACGTCGTCGAGCACGACGATGTGCTTGTTCATGTCAAAGCGGTCAGGCCAATCCCGCCGCGATGGCCCTCGTTCGTCAAGTTTCGCAACAAGCCTTTCGTCTTCACCAATGATACCGGCGCAGGCTTTCGACGTCGGACTACAGCGATATCGCGCCTCCAGAACAGTCCGTGTTGGCGCAAGGTGCGTGGCTAA
- a CDS encoding HNH endonuclease: MYRLHMESSAAHSRQIEMVPERPTALNNRACVYCGTTLLAGNISREHVIGRRFVPKGKLHGQWNLILNACQRCNSRKADLEDDISAITLQPDAWGRYGHDDTGAMEEARRKANDARSRRTRKPVKDSSEGINIRGSLGPGINISFQFSSPPQIDDQRAFELARLQLMAFFYMQTYNHDIRRGGYWLHGYHPVMTAIRSDWGNALMKGFMRTVELWDCRFLAISADGFFKLITRKHPSAETWAWALEWNHNRRLIGFFGELEPAQMIFDSLPRLTAKTVYQAPNESLSYRRDVALNEEEDTLFVVFEETEQSDA, encoded by the coding sequence GTGTACCGTCTGCACATGGAATCATCCGCCGCCCATTCCCGCCAAATTGAAATGGTGCCGGAGCGACCGACAGCGCTCAACAATCGCGCCTGCGTCTATTGCGGCACCACCCTTTTGGCAGGCAACATTTCTCGCGAGCACGTGATCGGACGCCGCTTCGTGCCCAAGGGTAAATTGCATGGACAATGGAATCTAATCCTGAATGCCTGCCAACGCTGCAACTCACGCAAGGCCGACCTTGAGGACGACATTTCTGCGATTACTCTTCAGCCCGACGCCTGGGGGCGCTACGGCCATGATGACACGGGCGCGATGGAGGAGGCGCGCCGGAAGGCGAACGATGCCCGCAGTCGTCGTACCCGAAAGCCGGTGAAGGATAGTAGCGAAGGCATAAATATCCGCGGCAGCCTCGGGCCAGGCATCAACATATCGTTCCAATTTTCTTCTCCGCCCCAGATCGACGACCAGCGTGCCTTTGAACTGGCGCGCTTGCAGTTGATGGCGTTTTTCTACATGCAGACCTATAACCATGACATCCGTCGTGGCGGGTACTGGCTTCATGGCTATCATCCCGTTATGACGGCCATCCGCAGCGATTGGGGCAATGCGCTAATGAAAGGCTTCATGCGCACGGTCGAGCTCTGGGACTGTCGCTTTCTCGCGATCTCCGCCGACGGTTTCTTCAAACTCATCACAAGGAAGCATCCGTCCGCAGAGACGTGGGCTTGGGCCTTGGAATGGAACCACAATCGCCGCTTGATCGGCTTCTTTGGTGAACTGGAGCCCGCGCAAATGATCTTCGATAGCCTTCCAAGGTTAACGGCAAAGACTGTTTACCAAGCCCCCAATGAATCCCTCTCTTACCGACGCGATGTTGCGCTGAACGAAGAAGAGGACACGCTGTTCGTGGTCTTCGAAGAAACAGAGCAATCGGACGCCTGA